A genomic region of Brevibacillus sp. JNUCC-41 contains the following coding sequences:
- a CDS encoding response regulator transcription factor, whose translation MSNDQWILIIDDEEDLARLMETVLHKEGIPNIVTAGTIADGWAKFQEFDPSLVLLDIMLPDGEGYDLCKQIREVSNVPILFLSAKDEEIDKLLGLAIGGDDYITKPFSPKEVAYRVKAQLRRAGFSEEKAVPKKRQVGPFELSANENEVKKDGKTLELTAKEIGLMSCFMHHPNQILSKETLFEHVWGDDFFGSDNTVMVHIRRLREKIETDPSNPSFLITVKGLGYKLQTKGETK comes from the coding sequence ATGTCGAATGATCAGTGGATTTTAATTATTGACGATGAAGAAGATTTGGCACGTCTCATGGAGACAGTTTTACATAAAGAAGGTATCCCGAATATTGTTACGGCGGGGACGATTGCGGATGGGTGGGCAAAGTTTCAGGAGTTCGATCCATCACTGGTTTTGCTTGATATTATGCTGCCTGATGGTGAAGGCTATGATTTATGCAAGCAAATTCGTGAAGTGTCGAATGTACCCATTTTATTTTTGTCGGCAAAGGATGAGGAAATTGATAAGCTTCTAGGGTTGGCGATTGGCGGGGATGATTATATTACCAAACCATTCAGTCCGAAAGAAGTGGCATATCGAGTAAAGGCGCAGCTGAGACGTGCGGGCTTTTCAGAGGAAAAGGCCGTTCCGAAAAAACGGCAAGTTGGGCCATTTGAGCTTAGTGCAAATGAAAATGAAGTGAAAAAGGATGGCAAAACGCTTGAGCTCACAGCTAAAGAAATCGGACTAATGAGCTGTTTTATGCATCATCCAAATCAGATTTTAAGCAAGGAAACCTTATTTGAACATGTGTGGGGCGATGATTTCTTTGGCTCTGATAATACAGTAATGGTACATATTCGTCGTTTACGCGAAAAAATCGAGACTGACCCTTCAAATCCTTCTTTTTTAATAACCGTTAAAGGGCTTGGTTATAAATTACAAACCAAGGGTGAAACAAAATGA
- a CDS encoding amino acid ABC transporter ATP-binding protein, protein MINIKNLHKSFGDLDVLKGIDLEVEQGKVIVLIGPSGSGKTTFLRCLNLLEVPTDGTIEIDETVMDFKKPVKKNSITSFRSLTGMVFQSYNLFPHKTALENVMEGPIIVKNIAKHQAKETAAALLTKVGLGEKIDFYPFQLSGGQQQRVGIARALAMEPKVMLFDEPTSALDPELVGDVLQVMKDLAKEEGMTMIVVTHEMRFVREVADEVIFMDEGKIMERGTPEQIFTNPKEARTRKFLNMIQ, encoded by the coding sequence ATGATCAACATTAAGAATCTTCATAAATCATTTGGTGACCTTGACGTACTAAAGGGCATCGATTTGGAAGTGGAGCAAGGTAAAGTCATTGTATTGATCGGTCCTTCGGGTTCAGGTAAAACAACCTTTCTTCGGTGTTTGAATCTCCTTGAAGTACCCACGGACGGGACGATTGAAATCGATGAAACCGTAATGGACTTCAAAAAACCCGTTAAAAAAAATTCAATTACATCTTTTCGCAGTTTGACAGGGATGGTTTTCCAAAGCTATAACCTCTTCCCCCATAAAACAGCATTGGAAAATGTAATGGAAGGCCCCATCATTGTAAAAAATATAGCCAAACATCAAGCGAAAGAAACGGCTGCTGCCCTGCTTACAAAAGTGGGCTTAGGTGAAAAAATCGATTTTTATCCATTTCAATTGTCCGGCGGACAGCAGCAACGAGTCGGAATTGCAAGGGCCCTGGCCATGGAGCCTAAAGTCATGCTATTCGATGAACCCACGTCCGCTTTAGACCCCGAACTAGTCGGAGACGTGCTACAGGTCATGAAAGACCTGGCGAAAGAAGAAGGAATGACAATGATCGTGGTTACCCATGAAATGCGTTTCGTTCGTGAAGTCGCCGACGAAGTCATTTTCATGGATGAAGGAAAAATAATGGAGCGGGGAACACCCGAGCAAATTTTCACAAATCCTAAAGAAGCGCGTACACGTAAATTCCTCAATATGATTCAATAA
- a CDS encoding MFS transporter gives METKKVLPVLFLVMFLVMVGFGIIIPVIPFLAEKVGGSPTELGLLMAVYSLMQLFFAPMWGRISDRIGRKPVMIIGIAGLALSFFIMASADSLWVLFVARIIGGILSSANMPTAMAYVADITTPEDRGKGMGIIGAATGLGFIFGPAIGGVFSKSSLNLPFYIAGISSLITLFLVIAILKESHTVEKRAQQSINKESMWKAFKGPLKTMFFLQMIVTLSMAGLETTFAYFAAKKADISLVQLGYIFMIMGFGSAIVQGGLVGRMTKKYGEGAVIRMGIILSAVGFILILFSSGFWTSAIFLTIFGLGNGFIRPAISALLTKSSMTGHGSVTGLLSSFDSFGRIAGPPIGGWLFSISIELPFISGAILSVFALILFQLYHARKQTEQVQVSH, from the coding sequence ATGGAAACAAAAAAGGTGTTACCCGTTCTTTTTTTAGTGATGTTTTTAGTCATGGTCGGATTTGGGATCATCATTCCCGTCATTCCGTTCCTTGCCGAAAAGGTTGGTGGCAGTCCTACTGAGCTTGGTCTTTTAATGGCTGTTTATTCATTAATGCAATTATTCTTTGCCCCGATGTGGGGACGTATATCTGACCGGATAGGACGGAAGCCTGTCATGATTATCGGGATTGCTGGATTGGCCCTTTCGTTTTTCATCATGGCCTCGGCAGATTCCTTATGGGTATTATTTGTAGCCAGGATCATTGGCGGGATTTTGTCATCGGCAAACATGCCAACCGCCATGGCGTATGTGGCTGATATTACGACGCCGGAAGATCGGGGAAAAGGGATGGGAATAATCGGGGCCGCTACAGGGCTTGGATTCATCTTCGGACCTGCGATTGGCGGGGTATTCTCCAAATCAAGTTTGAACTTACCGTTTTACATTGCAGGAATATCCTCTTTGATTACTTTATTCTTAGTGATTGCGATACTAAAGGAATCACATACGGTTGAAAAGAGAGCCCAACAGTCAATAAATAAAGAGTCCATGTGGAAAGCTTTTAAAGGGCCACTTAAAACCATGTTCTTTCTGCAAATGATCGTCACCCTTTCAATGGCAGGACTCGAAACGACTTTTGCCTATTTTGCAGCCAAAAAGGCTGATATAAGTCTTGTACAATTAGGCTATATCTTTATGATCATGGGGTTTGGCAGTGCGATCGTTCAAGGTGGATTGGTGGGTAGGATGACAAAGAAATATGGAGAAGGCGCGGTTATCCGAATGGGAATCATTCTGTCGGCAGTTGGTTTCATTCTCATCCTGTTCTCTTCCGGTTTTTGGACATCGGCGATCTTCCTGACTATCTTCGGATTGGGTAATGGGTTCATCCGGCCGGCAATTTCGGCACTGCTGACCAAAAGTTCCATGACCGGCCATGGCAGTGTCACTGGCCTGCTATCTTCCTTCGACTCGTTCGGCAGGATTGCGGGTCCCCCGATCGGCGGTTGGTTATTTTCGATTTCGATTGAATTACCTTTTATATCCGGCGCCATCCTTTCCGTTTTTGCTTTGATTCTTTTTCAGTTATACCATGCACGGAAACAGACTGAGCAGGTCCAAGTATCTCATTAG
- a CDS encoding sensor histidine kinase: MKWKLTRRFLGSVVTIVVIVGIVNTILLLSLLIYRAMHNFEAEEVSAENFSRTFSQYVELIDNKPIVNEEGLEKLRSNNAWIQFLNDEGEQVAAFYTPQKLQTVYSPVEIVQMYKYKEIDAETTVFVGEAHNFSYFVGVKEQKIGRYVITYDYEKVFKNFNILLVIFLIVDIIIALVIGFLFGKKLTSPLNILIEGIQQLRERRFKKMNIPKGVYEDVFRNMNELSVKLDQYEKERDQLDQMREEWISNISHDMKTPLASIHGYTELMKDNATALTPQELYEFTSIINRQSVYMKDLLDDLNLTMRLRNQRLPLQFEDVDIVGFIKEMTIELLNDSQFGDQQVEFVANVDKATHKVDKKLLKRAIFNLIYNALVHNLENVVVKIQIDDIGPQSELHTQITIADNGRGIPAKDLEQVFERYYRGTNTASTHGTGLGMAIARDIILAHKGKIDLTSIENKGTTITILL, translated from the coding sequence ATGAAGTGGAAATTGACACGGCGCTTTTTAGGATCCGTTGTGACAATTGTTGTAATCGTAGGGATTGTAAATACAATTTTACTTTTATCCCTTCTCATTTATCGAGCCATGCATAATTTCGAAGCAGAAGAAGTTTCTGCTGAAAACTTTAGCAGAACATTTTCACAATATGTGGAACTAATAGATAACAAACCGATCGTAAATGAAGAAGGGCTGGAAAAACTGCGGAGCAATAACGCCTGGATACAATTTTTGAATGATGAGGGTGAGCAAGTTGCAGCCTTTTATACACCTCAAAAATTGCAAACCGTATATTCTCCCGTTGAAATCGTCCAAATGTATAAGTATAAGGAAATTGATGCAGAGACGACTGTTTTTGTCGGCGAAGCCCATAATTTCAGCTATTTTGTAGGAGTTAAGGAACAGAAAATTGGCCGCTATGTAATAACCTATGATTATGAAAAAGTTTTTAAGAACTTTAACATCTTACTTGTAATATTTTTAATCGTGGATATCATCATTGCATTAGTCATTGGATTCTTATTTGGAAAAAAATTAACGAGTCCGCTGAACATATTAATAGAAGGAATTCAGCAGCTTCGGGAGCGGCGCTTTAAAAAAATGAACATACCAAAAGGCGTTTATGAAGATGTATTTCGTAATATGAATGAACTATCGGTGAAGTTGGATCAGTATGAGAAAGAACGTGATCAACTAGACCAAATGCGTGAGGAATGGATTAGCAATATTTCTCATGACATGAAGACACCACTTGCTTCCATCCATGGTTATACAGAATTGATGAAAGATAACGCCACTGCATTAACTCCACAGGAATTGTATGAGTTTACATCCATTATTAATAGACAGTCCGTTTATATGAAAGATTTATTGGATGATCTGAATTTAACGATGCGTTTGCGCAACCAACGACTTCCTTTGCAATTTGAAGATGTTGATATCGTTGGGTTCATAAAAGAAATGACGATCGAGCTTTTAAATGATTCACAATTTGGTGATCAACAGGTTGAGTTCGTGGCAAATGTGGACAAAGCAACACATAAAGTGGATAAAAAATTACTGAAACGGGCGATTTTTAACCTTATCTATAACGCACTCGTACATAACCTGGAAAATGTCGTTGTTAAAATACAAATTGATGATATTGGTCCACAATCAGAACTGCATACCCAAATTACCATTGCCGATAATGGCCGCGGTATTCCCGCCAAAGATTTAGAACAGGTTTTTGAACGCTACTATCGAGGTACGAATACTGCAAGCACACATGGGACCGGTTTAGGAATGGCCATTGCAAGGGACATCATCCTGGCTCATAAAGGTAAAATAGATTTGACTAGCATTGAAAATAAAGGAACCACGATCACGATACTTTTATAA
- a CDS encoding amino acid ABC transporter permease: protein MFLLSNIFTDPERMNQLVSIAQTSLYPMIEGAIQYTIPLTLITFVLGLVLAVLTALARLSSMRILQIIARVYVSIIRGTPLLVQLFIIFYGLPNLGVTIDPFISAIIGFSLNVGAYASEIIRAAILSIPKGQWEAGYSIGMTYTQALKRIILPQAARVSIPPLSNTFISLLKDTSLASLILVTELFRKAQEIAAKNYEFLLLYIEAAVLYWILCTILSFIQGSLEERLNRYVAK, encoded by the coding sequence TATGAACCAGCTTGTTTCCATCGCTCAAACCTCCCTCTATCCAATGATAGAGGGAGCTATTCAATATACGATTCCACTAACATTGATCACATTCGTTCTCGGCCTTGTTCTCGCTGTACTCACAGCATTGGCTAGATTATCTTCCATGAGAATTCTTCAAATAATTGCGCGTGTATATGTGTCAATCATCCGCGGGACACCTTTACTTGTGCAATTATTTATCATTTTCTATGGACTTCCAAATTTAGGTGTAACCATCGATCCTTTCATATCGGCTATTATAGGATTCTCTTTAAATGTAGGAGCATATGCTTCGGAAATTATACGAGCAGCCATTTTATCGATACCAAAAGGGCAATGGGAAGCAGGCTATTCAATCGGGATGACATATACCCAAGCTTTAAAGCGCATCATTTTGCCGCAAGCAGCTCGGGTATCCATCCCCCCATTATCCAATACGTTCATTAGCCTTTTAAAAGATACATCGCTTGCATCACTCATTCTTGTAACGGAATTATTCCGTAAAGCCCAGGAAATCGCTGCAAAAAACTATGAATTTCTACTACTATACATAGAGGCAGCTGTTTTATATTGGATTTTGTGTACCATTCTATCTTTCATTCAAGGAAGTTTAGAGGAGAGACTTAATCGTTATGTAGCAAAATAA